The DNA segment TCGAGGCCGACCTCCGGCCCGGCGGCGAGCGGCACGACAGCGTCCGCTACCAGGCCCGGATCGAGGTGGCGCTCCGCTCGTTCCTCACCGACGGCGGGTTCGGCGCGTTCACCACGAACTTCGAGGACCTCGGCGGGCTGCGCCAGCTCCCCGGCCTCGCCGTCCAGCGGCTGATGGCCGACGGGTACGGCTTCGGTGGCGAGGGCGACTGGAAGACCTCGGCGTTGCTGCACGTGCTCAAGACCGCTGCCCAGGGCCTGCCCGGCGGCACCTCCTTCATGGAGGACTACACCTACGACCTGGCCTCGGACACCCCGAAGATCCTCGGCGCGCACATGCTCGAGGTCTGCCCGTCGATCGCCGGTGAGCGTCCGCGGCTCGAGGTGCACCCGCTGGGCATCGGCGGCCGCGAGGACCCGGCGCGGCTGGTGTTCGACGCTGCTCCGGGCGCCGGGATCACGCTGGGCTGGTGCGACCTGGGCGACCGGTTCCGCTGGGTCTCCAACGTCGTCGACGTGGTCGAGCCGTCGGAGCCGCTGCCGAACCTGCCGGTCGCCCGCGCGGTGTGGGAGCCCCGGCCGGACTTCGAGACGGCGACCGAGGGCTGGCTCACCGCCGGCGGGCCGCACCACACGGTGCTGTCCACCCAGCTCGGGGCCGAGGAGCTCACCGACCTGGCCGAGGTCTTCGACACCGAGCTGGTGCTCATCGACTCGGACACCACCCGCCGCAGCCTGGCCAAGGAGCTGCGCTGGAGCGCCGCCTACCACCGCCTCGCCCAGCGCCTCTGACGCACTGAGTGGAGTGCCAGGGCGCGGTTTCCGCGCCCCTGGCACTCCGCTCAGCGGGTGAGGACGACGGGCAGGTCGTACAGGCCGCGCATCACGAACTCGGGACGACGCCGGGCGGGGGCGCCGAGCTCGAGCGCCGAGGTGCGGCCCAGCAGCGCGCCGAAGGAGGCCTGCAGCTCCACCCGGGCCAGCGGCGCGCCGATGCAGAAGTGCACGCCGGCGCCGAAGGAGATGTGCGGGTTGTCCGCCCGGCCGACGTCGAGGGTGTCGGCGTCGGCGAACACGGCCGGGTCCCGGTTCGCGCTGCCCAGCAGTGCGGCGATCTTCTGCCCCCGCGCGACGGTGGCGCCGCCGACCTCGACGTCCTCGGTGGCCGTCCGCTCGAAGAGCTGCAGCGGCGAGTCGAAGCGCATCAGCTCCTCGATCGCGGTGGGCATCAGGCCGGGGTCGGCGCGCAGCCGGGCCAGCTCCGCGGGGTGCTCCAGCAGGGCCAGCAGGCCGTTGCCGCTGACGTTGACCGTCGCCTCGTGGCCGGCGTTGAGCAGCAGGATGCAGGTGGTGACCAGCTCGTCCTCGGTGAGCCGGTCGCCCTCCGCGTCCCGGACGGTGACCAGGTGGGTCAGCAGGTCCTCGCCGGGCGCCTGCCGCCGCTCGGCCGCCAGCTCCCGCAGGTAGGCCACGAACTCGTCGGCGGCCCGCTCGGCGGCGTCCTCGATCTGCGTCGTCCGGCCGTACTCGTACATCTTCACGATCGCGTTCGACCAGGGCCGCAGCAGCGGGCGGTCGGCCGCGGGCACCCCGAGCAGCTCGGCGATGACGGCGACCGGCAGCTCCTCGCTCATCCCGGACAGCACGTCGACCGGCGTCTGCCCGGCCGAGCGCTCGACCAGCTCGTCTACGAGCGAGTCGGCCAGCTCCTGCACCCAGGGCCGCAGCCGCTCGACGTGACCGCGGGCGAAGGCCGCGCTGATCAGCCGGCGCAGCCGGGTGTGCGTCGGCGGCTCCATCTCCAGGATCGCGTTCCGGTGGATCAGGTTGAAGCTCTCGAACCGCTCCGCCGGCGCCTTGTCCGACCAGATCCGGCCCAGCCGGCGGTCCCGCAGCACCGCGTTGACCTCCGGGTGGCCGAAGGCCAGCCACATGCCCAGCCCCTCGTGCCACTGGACGGCCCCGCGGGCCCGGGCGGCGGCGAACGCCGGGTAGGGGTCGGCGATGACGGCGGGGTCGGTCAGGTCGAGGGGCGCAGCAGCCAACGTCACCCGCGGAGCCTAATCGGAGGACCCCGGCGCCCCCGGCCCCTCGTGGGCTCGCGGCGGGGCACCGCGGTGGGGCCACTTACGCTGGCCCCATGGCCCGCACCACGACCCGCCGTCCCGCCGCCGCTCCCGCCGCCGCCGGGGAGGTCAACCCGAAGGCCCCCTGCCCGTGCGGCTCCGGCCGCCGCTACAAGCACTGCCACGGCTCCGGCTACGCCCCGCCCGTGCGCCGGCCGTTCGAGGGCCTGACCGGTGAGGCCGACTGGGTGGCGCTGCGCGAGCTGGTGCCGGCGGCGACCGCGACGCTGCGCACCACCGACGGCACGGACGTCGTCCTCGCCAGCGTGCTCCCCGGCGGGACGCCGGCGCTGGTCCGGGCCAACGGGCAGATCCTGCTGGGCCTGCAGCTGGCGACCTCCTCCGACGACATCAGCCGCGACCTGGGCACCTCCCTGGCCGCCGCGCTGGAGGCCCCCGCCGGCGCCCCGGTCGACCCGGGCCCGATCGGCGCCGCTGGCTCGGCCGGGCCCCGGCTGCAGGAGCTGCTGGACCCGAGCGCGCCGTTCGACGTCACCGTGCACGAGGACTTCGGCTTCTGGCTCGAGGGCGCCACCGTCGACCCCGCCGCCCAGGCCGGGCTGGCGCACGCCAACGAGATGGTCATGCCGACCGTGCGGCTCGAGGGGCTGGAGGCCGCCTACTGGTGCCGTCCCGGCGAGGAGCGGGCGCACGTCCGCTGGGTCCGCCCGGAGCCGGAGGAGGCGCTGCTGGACGCGCTGGCCCGGCTCTCCGCCGCCGAGCAGCTCACCCTCGGCGAGGGCACCCGCTACGCCGGGGCCTTCCGCGCGCACGGTCTCGTCGTCCCGGTGTGGGACGTCCCCGCCGACGTCCCCGGCGCGGAGTGGGCCGGCCCGTCGGCCGGGCTGCAGTCGCGGCTGGAGGCCGCGCTGGCGGTGACCGACCCGCTGACCGCCGACCAGCGCCGCGCCCGCGCCGGGCTGCTGTCCCGGCAGGTCACCCTGCGCTGAACCGGCCTACCGTGGGTGCCGTACTCGAGGGCTGAGGGGAAGGACGACGGGTGGACCACGACGGCATGGGCGGCATGGGGGGCATGCACCTGCCGGAGCTGCCGCCGACCGCGGCGCGGGTGCTGGGCCTGGACCTGGGCTCGGCCTCGCCGGTCGCCTGGCTGGCGGTGCTGCTGGCGGTCGGGTACGGCCTGGGCCTGTGGCGGCTGCAGCGGCGGGGCGTGTCCTGGCCGGTCGGGCGGACCGTCGCCTGGCTGGTCGGCTGCGCGTTGCTGTTCTACGTGACCGCGAGCGGTCTGCAGACCTACGGCATGGGCATGTTCAGCCTGCACATGGTCCAGCACATGGTGCTGACCATGCTGTCGCCGCTGTTCCTGCTGATGGGGGCGCCGGTGACGCTGGCGCTGCGCGGGCTGCCCGCCGTCCCCGGCCCGGCGGGCATGCCGCGCCGGGTGCTGCTCAGCTGCCTGCACAGCCGGCTGGCGCAGGCGGTCGCCTCACCGCTGTTCACCGTGCCGCTGTTCATCGCCAGCCTGTACGGCGTCTACTTCACCCCGGTGTTCGACGACCTGATGGCGTCGACCCCCGGGCACACGTTGATGCTGCTGCACTTCCTGGTCACCGGGCTGCTGTTCTTCGGCCCGATCCTGGCGGTCGACCCGTGGCCGCGGCAGTCCAGCCACGGCGGCCGGATGCTCGAGCTGCTGCTGCCGGCGCCGTTCCACGCCTTCTTCGGCGTCATCGTGATCATGAGCAACACGGTGCTGCTGTCCAGCTACGCGAACCCGCCGGCGTCCTGGGGCATCGACCCGCTCTACGACCAGGGCGCGGCCGGTGGCATCGCGTGGTCCTTCGGTGAGTTCCCGACGGTGCTGGTGCTCGCGGTGGTCTTCTTCTCCTGGACCCGGAGCGAGGAGCGGGCCAACCGGGCCGCCGACCGCAGCTACGAGCGGGCCGTCGCCCGCGGCGAGAGCGGCGAGGACCCCGCGCTGACCGCCTACAACGAGCGCCTCCGCCGGATGGCCGCCCAGAACCCCTGAGCAGTCGGGGCCATGTTGGCCAACATGGCCCTCAGGAGGGGCGGCGGCTGCGGGGGTGGTCGGCGGCGACCAGGGCCTGCACCAGGTCGGCGCGGGCCCGGGCCACCCGGGAGCGGATGGTGCCGATCGGGCAGCCCACCACCTCGGCCGCCTCGGCGTAGGGCAGCCCGATCAGCTGGGTGAGCACGAAGGCCTCCCGTCGCTCGGGCTCCAGCCGGTCCAGCACGTCCTGGGCGGCGACCGTGCCGGCGACCTCGTCAGCGGGCGCGTCGCGCTCCAGCGCGGCCAGGTCGGTGTCCTCGCCGACCAGCACCAGCCCGCGCCGCTTCCGGGTGCGCAGGTGGTCGGCGCAGACCCGGCGGGCGATGGACAGCAGCCAGGTGCGCAGCGACGAGCGGCCCTCGAACCGGGCCAGCGCCGGCAGCGCCCGCAGGTAGGTCTCCTGGGTCAGGTCCTCGGCCACCTGCCGGTCGGCGAGGTGGGCGCACAGCCGCCAGACGTCGGCCTGCGTCTCCCTGATCAGCGCGGCCTGCGCCGCCGTGTCCCCGCCGGCCGCCCGTGCCGCGAGACGTTCCAGCTGTCCCACGTCACCCTCCGGGAACTCCGCGTCCGTCGGCGGCGACTATGCCACCGTGGGCTGTGCAACATGTCGTGAGGCCGTCTCGGCGACGCTGGACGGCGAGTCGCCGGGCGTGCCGCAGCGCTGGGTCGACGAGCACCTGGCGGGGTGCCCGGCCTGCCGCGGCTGGGCCGACGCCGCCGCCGAGGTGACCCGGCGGGCCCGGCTGGTGCCCGCGCAGCCGGTGCCGGACGTGACCGCGGCCGTGCTGGCGCTGCTGCCGGCCGCCCCGTCCCGCCGGCGCCGGCACGGGTGGGACGCCGGGCTGCGGCTCGCCCTGCTGGCCGTCGGCGCCGGGCAGCTCGCGGTCAGCGTCCCGGCGCTGGCCGGCGGGATGACCGGCATGGCCGCCCCGGTGCACCTGACGCACGAGACCGGCGCCTGGAACCTCGGGCTGGCCGCCTGCTTCCTCGTCGTCGCCGTCCTGCCCCGGCTGGCCGCGGGCGCGCTGCCGTTCCTGCTCTCCTTCACCGCCGTGCTCAGCTGGGTCACCCTCGGCGACCTGCGCGCCGGGCAGGTGCACGCCGACCGTGCGGTGGCGCACCTGCTGCTGCTCGGCGGCGCGGTCCTGGTCAGCGCGCTGGCGCTGCGCCACCGGGCGCCGCGCAGCGGTCCCGGGGAGGCGTCCCGGCCGTGGTCGGACCGGCTGGCTGCCCGGCGGCGCCCCGACCCGGGCCGGACGGCGACCGGGCCGGTCGGCGTCGCGGCGGACTGGCCGCGGGACGCCACCGCGACCGCCGGGGAGCGCCGGGCGGCCTAGCCGGGCAGCGGCTCCCGCAGCACCGGGCAGGACATGCACCGCGGGCCGCCGCGACCGCTGCCCAGCTCGGAGCCGGAGATGGCGACGACCTCGATCCCGGCCGCCTCGAGCGCGGCGTTGGTGACCGTGTTGCGCTCGTAGGCGACCGCCAGCCGGGGGGCGAGGGCGAGGGTGTTGTTGCCGTCGTCCCACTGCTCGCGCTCGGCGGTCACCGGGTCCAGACCGGTGTCGATCACCCGGAGCCGGTCGATGCCCATCGCGGTGGCCGCGGCGGTCAGGAACGGCTGCGGCCCCTCCACCGACAGCTCCGTGGTGTCCGCGTCGTCGGGCAGCTCGCCCCCGGCGGTGACCGTCCAGGCCTGCAGCGAGCCGGCGACGGCGGGGTACATGACCATGGCGTCGACGTCGACCATCGTGCAGATGGTGTCCAGGTGCATCGTCGCCCGCTCCTGGGCGATCGGGACGACGAGCACCGTGCGCGCGAGCCCGCGGGCGAACACCCGGCGGGCCAGCCGCTCGGCGCCACCGGCCGTCGTCCGCTCGCCCACGCCGACGGCGAGCACGCCGGGGGAGAGCAGCAGCACGTCCCCGCCCTCCAGGTGCTCCAGCTGGGGGCCGTAGAGCTGGTCGACCCCGGCGAAGCGCGGGTGGTGGGCGTACAGCGCGGCGGTCAGCGCGCTCTCCCGGTCGCGGGCCGGCATGGCCAGCGAGGTCACCGCGACCTGGCTTCCGACCCACACCGACGAGTCGCGGGTGAACATCAGGTTGGGCAGCGGCGGGACGACGAACTCGCCCCGGCCCATCAGCCGGTAGGCCAGCCCGCGGCCGCCGCGCAGCTCGTCGTGGGCGACCCCGGTGATCAGCGCGGTGGCCAGGTCCTCGGGCGCCAGGTCCGACAGGTGCGCGGTGGTGGCGTGCCGCAGGGTGGCGCCCAGCCGCGGGTCGTCGACCGCGGCGGCGATCACCTCCGACCGGGCGGTGGGCACGCCCATCACCTCGGCCAGCAGCCGGTCCAGGTGCAGCACCTCGACGCCGCGGTCGGTGAGCGCGGCGGCGAAGGCGTCGTGCTCCTCCTGCGCGCGGGCCACCCAGGGCACGCCGTCGAACAGCAGCTGGTCGTTGTTGCGCGGGGTGAGGCGCCGCAGCTCGGCGCCGGGGCGGTGCAGCAGCACCGTGCGCAGCCGCCCCACCTCGCTGGTCACGCCCGTGCGAGCGGCGGCAGTCGTCATGGTGCCGAGCCTGGTCGATCACGGTCCGGTCGGCCAGCTCGGACGGGGGAGGCCCCGCCACCCCCGGCCGTGGTCCACTACGGCGGTGAGCCGACCCGACCCCGACCCGCGCCCCGACGCCCCGGCCGGCCCGCCGCGCTGGCTGCTGGTGATGCTCGCGGCCGGCACGTCGCTGCTCGTCGCCGCGGTGCTGGTCATGCTGCTCAGCGTCGCCGGGGTGGACCAGCTGAGCCGGGGCGGGTTCTTCGTGGTCGTCGTGGTGTCGGCGGTCGTCGGCGGCTCGCTGGTCCGGCTGCTCGCCCCGCGGCTGCCCCCGGTCCGCCGTCCGCCGCGGAGCTGACTCAGCCGGCCAGCCGGGAGAGCCCGACGGAGGCCCGGCGCAGCTGGTGCGGTGAGCCGACCCGGTGCGCCTGGGCCTGCGCGGCCCGCCACCAGCGGGCCGCACCGGCGGGGTCGCCGCGGTGCTCGGCGAACCGGCCGAGCAGCTCGTCGTAGCTGCCCAGGCTGAACGCCGGCGTGCCGAGCACCGCCTGCCGGCCGCTGAAGGGCAGCAGCGAGGCGACGGCGGCGTCCCACTCCGGCTCGTCGTCGAGCAGCAGCGCGCTCTCCGCCTGCAGCAGGACGGCGACGTCGCTGGCCCAGTCGCGCACCTCGGTGCGGCCCCAGCGGCGGCGCAGCCGCCACGCCTCACCCGGGTCGCCGCCCTCCGCGGCGGCCAGCACCGCCATCTCCCGGAGCAGCGGGCTGCCCTCGTCGCCGGTCTCCACCAGCAGGTCGAGCACGGTGTCCAGCCGGCGCTCGGCCCGCCGCAGCGCGAACAGGTGGGCGGCCCAGGCGTGCCGGGCGTGCGGGGTGACCACCCGGTACAGGTCGTAGGCCTCGGTGGTCAGCTGCTCGGCGGCGGCCGCGTCCCCGCGCAGCCAGGCGGCGCCCGCGGCCTGCCAGAGCACGTGCGGGCGCACCTCCGGGCCGGACAGCGACAGGGCCAGCCGCCGCGCCGCCGACAGGTCCTCGTCGAAGCCGGCCACGTCGGTGAGGTGCAACCGGATCGCGGCGCGGTGCAGCCGGGCGAAGAACTCCGTGCGCCGGGGCAGGCCGTGCCCGGCCAGGGCGAGCGCCTCGTCGGTCGCGGAGAGCCGCAGCTCCGCCGCCCCCGGCCGCCCCCACACCGCGAGCCCGTAGTTGTTCAGCGTCCTGCCGAGCAGCTCCGGGTCGCCGAGCTCGCGGGCCAGGGCGATCGCCCGCTCCGCGTGCCGCACGCCCCGGACCAGGTCCTGGCTGAACGCCAGCTCGACCCCGAGCGTGCCCAGCAGCCGGGCGGTGCGCCGCTGCTCCTCGACGGTGGGCGGACCCCCGCCCGGGTCGTCGGCCACGAGCCCCTCGAGCACGCCGACCATCGCGCGGTCGACCACCCCGTGCGGCCGCCAGTTCCACAGCGTCACCCCGCCCCAGACCGCCGCGGCGTCGGCCAGCCGGCAGCGGTCGCCGGACGCCTGGGCCGCCGTGATCGCCTCGGCCACCACCTGCTGGGCCTCCAGCAGGTGGCCGCTGCGGAGCAGGTCGTTGCCGAGTGCGGTGAGCAGGTCCAGCCGGCGGGTGACGTCGACGGGCGTGCTGCGGGCGAGCAGCCCCAGCGCGCGCCGGGTGTGCGCGGCGGCCTCGTCGTGGGCCAGCCGGCGCCGGGCGGCCTCGGCGGCGCGGACCGACCAGTGCAGCGCCCGCGCCGGGCCGAGCACCGGGGTCGCCTCGACGAAGTGGTGGGCGAGCCGCTCGTCCAGCGCGTCCCCGGGCGCGCCCAGGGCGTCGGGACCCTGCCGTTCCAGCGCCTCCGCCACCCGCCCGTGCAGCCGGGCCAGCCGCAGCCGGGGCATGTCGCCGAGCAGCACCTCGCGGACCAGCGCATGGGTGAACCGCCAGGTCCAGGCCGCCTGGCCGTCGACGACGAGGCCGACGGCGAGCGCGGTGTCCATCGCGACCACGGCCTGCTCCGGTGGCGTGCCGGCGGCCTCCAGGAGGTCCAGGCCCGCCTCCCGGCCGAGCACCGCCGCGACCTGCAGGACGTCGAGGGTCTCGGCGGGCAGCCGGGCCAGCCGGGTGCGCAGCACGTCCCGGACCGAGGGCGGGACCGGCGCGCGGTCCAGGTGCAGGTCGTGCGCCCCCACCATCCAGCGGGACAGCTCCACGACGAAGAAGGGGTTGCCGCCGGTGCGGTCGTGCACCGCCTCGGCGAGCCCGCGGTCACCCGCCGTCCCCAGCTGCGCCGCCAGCAGCGCGGAGACGTCGGCGGCGTCCAGGCCGGCCAGCACCAGCCGGGTGGTGGAGGCCTCGCGGCTGATCCGGGTCAGGCAGAGGGCCACCGCGCCGGGGAGGTCCTCCCCGACGGTGCGCACGGTGACCACCAGCAGCACCGGCGCCCGCAGGTGGCGGGCGAGGAGCCCGAGCAGCTGGACCGAGGTGGTGTCCGCGCCCTGCAGGTCGTCGAGCACCACGAGCACCGGCCGGGGGCCGGCCGCCTCGGTCAGCCGGCCGCACAGGTCCTGGAAGAGCTGGAAGCGGGCGGCGTCGGCGTCGTCCTCGTCGCCGGTGCCGGCCGGCTCCAGCGGCGGCCGGCCCAGCTGCTCGAGCACCTGGGTCCACGGCCACAGCGCCGGGGCGCCGGCCTCGTCGGCGCACCGGCTCCAGGCCACCGGCCAGCCCCGGTCCCGGGCCAGGTCCGCGGCCGCCTCGGCCAGCCGGGTCTTGCCGATGCCGGCCTCGCCCTCGAGCACGACGAGCCGGGCGTGCCCGGCGCCCACCTCGTCGACGACCGACGTCAGCCGGGCCAGCTCGGGCAGCCGGCCGACCAGCGTGGACGCCGGCGGCGCCGGACCGCCGGTGACCGACGGCGGCAGCTCGGGCCGGGGCAGCCGCTGGACCAGCCGGGGGTCCTGGGTGAGCACCGCGCGCTCCAGGTCGCGGAGCTCGGGGCCGGGGTCGATGCCCAGCTCCTCGCGGAGCAGCGCGGCGCACCGCCGGCAGGCGTCGAGCGCCTCGGCCTGCCGGTCGGCCTGGTACAGCGCGGTGACCAGCCGCGCCCACAGCCGCTCCCGCAGCGGGTTCTCCGCCACCAGCCGCTGCAGGTCGCTGATCGCGGCCTCCGGGCGGCCGAGCGCCAGCAGGGCGTCGCAGCGCCGCTCCTGCGCCCGCACGTGCAGCTCCACGATCCGCAGCCGCTCGGTGGACGCGCCCGGGGCGTCGCTGAGCTCGGCGAGCGGCTCACCCCGCCACAGGTCCATCGCCCGGTCGAGCAGCGCGACCCCGCGGTCCGGGTCGCCGGCGGTCACCGCCCGGTCGCCGTCCTCGACGAGCCGGGTGAAGACCAGCAGGTCCAGGTCCTCCTCCGCCACCTGCACCGCGTAGCCGGGGGGCCGGGTCAGCAGCACCGCCGGTGCCTGGCGCGGGCCGCGACCGGGCTCCAGCGCCCGGCGCAGCTGGGAGACGTAGGACTGCAGCGTGCCGGTGACGGTCGGCGGCGGGTCGTCGCCCCACAGCGTGTCGACGATCCGGTCGATCCCGACCACCCGGCCCGGCTGGCTGAGCAGCAGGGTGAGCAGCGCCCGCGGCTTCGCGCCGACGAGCTCCACGACGCGGCCGTCCTGCCCGGTCACCTGCAGCGGGCCGAGGACGTCGAAACGCACGCCCGGAGTATGGAGTGCCCGGCTGCTCCCGGACAGGGTCTGCGGCCCGGTCCACCAGCGCGGTCACCAGCGCGGTCACCAGTGGACCACCAGTGCCCCGCAAGCCGCGGTCAGCAGGGTGGGTGCCGTCCCGACCACCCCGCGGCGTCGCCGCGGACCACCGGCGAGGAACCCCCCGCGATGAGCATCACCGCCCCCGTCCCCACCCCGGCCGACGACGTCCCCGTCCTGCGGCTGCCGACCCCGCCGCTGCCGACGCCGGCCGACGTCGACCTCCTGCGCGGCCGCGTGCACGGCCCGGTCTACCGGGACGGCGACGGCGCCGAGGACGGCATGGCCGCCGAGGTCGCCTGCTGGAACGCCGCCGTGGAGCACCGGCCGGCGGTGGTCGTCGGCGCGACCTGCGCGGCCGACGTGGTCGCGGCCGTCCGGTGGGCCGCCGAGCACCGGCTGGCCGTCGCCGTCCAGGCGACCGGGCACGGCCCGGCGCGCGCGGCGACCGGCTGCCTGCTGGTCTCCACCCGGCGGATGCAGGGCGTCGCGGTCGACCCCTCCCGGCGGAGCGCCCGGGTCCAGGCCGGCGTCAAGTGGGCCAAGGTGCTCGAGGCGGCCACCGAGCACGGCCTGACGCCGCTGGTCGGGTCCTCCTCGGACGTCGGCGCCATCGGGTACACCGTCGGCGGCGGCATGGGCCCGCTCGGCCGCAAGCACGGCTTCGCCGCCGACCACGTGACCGCGGTCGAGGTCGTCACCGCCGACGGCGTGCTCCGCCGGGCCAGCGCCGACGAGGAGCCGGAGCTGTTCTGGGCGGTGCGCGGCGGGAAGTCCAACCTCGGCATCGTCACCGCGATGGAGATCGGGCTGGTGCCCGGGGACGCGCTCGTCGGGGGAGGGCTGTTCTTCGCCGGCGAGGACGCCGCCGCCGTCCTGCACGCCTTCCGGACCTGGGCCCCGGCCCTGCCGGAGGAGGTCACGCCGTCCCTGGCGGTGCTCCGGCTGCCGGTGCTGGAGGAGCTGCCGCCGCCGCTGCGCGGGCAGACCGTGGTGCACCTGCGGTTCGCCTCGACCGGGCTGGACCCCGCCGAGGCCGACCGGCTGCTGGCCCCGATGACGACCGCCGGGCGCATCCTGCTCGGCTACGTGGGCCCGATCCTGCCCACCGAGCTGGACAGCGTGCACGTGGACCCGGTCGACCCGATGCCGGTGTGGGAGAAGGGCATGCTGCTCCGCGAGCTGCCGGCGGAGGCGGTCGAGGCGTTCCTGGCCACCGCCGGCCCGCAGCAGCAGGTGCCGTTGATCGCCGCGGAGCTCCGGCTGATGGGCGGGGCACTGGGCCGCCCGCCGGCCGTGCCGAACGCGGTCTCCGGCCGGGACGCGGCGTGGTCGCTCTTCGTCTGCGGGCCGGCCGCGCCGGGGCTGACCGAGATCGTGTCGGCGGCCGGTCGCGGGGTGCTGGCGGCGCTGCGGCCGTGGGCGGCACCCGGCTGCCTGGTCAACTTCCTGGGCGACGTCGCCGGGCCCGACGAGGTCCTCGCCGCCTACCCGCCGGCCGTGGCCGAGCGGCTGCTGGAGGTCACGGCGCAGGTCGACCCCGACCGGGTGTTCAGCCACGGCTACGCCGTCACCGAGCGCGCCGCCTGACCGCAGCGCCCTGCCGCCCCGCTGCTCCCGCCCCTGACCCCGGCGGGGCAGCGGGGCCGGCACGCGCTCAGGCGGTGGTCGGGGTGCCGTTCGTGCGGGGCAGCAGGCTGGACAGCCCGGCCCGGGCCAGCACCGGCCGCAGGTGGTCGGGCAGCGCGGTCAGCTCCAGCTCCCCACCGCGCCGGCGGGGCTTGCGGGCCAGGTGCACCAGCAGCTCGAGCCCGGCCGGGC comes from the Modestobacter italicus genome and includes:
- the araA gene encoding L-arabinose isomerase — translated: MPFEGQEIWFLTGSQGLYGEKTLQQVAEQSQRVAATLDGADAVPVRVVWKPVLTDAGAIRRIMGEANEDPACLGVITWMHTFSPAKMWISGIDALRKPLLHLHTQADAALPWATIDMDFMNLNQAAHGDREHGFILTRLRTPRTTVAGHAANPRVQARVGSWARAAAGAAAARGLKLARFGDNMRNVAVTEGDKVEAEIRFGMSVNTWGVNDLVAVVDQVSDAEVDAVVAEYGDLYEIEADLRPGGERHDSVRYQARIEVALRSFLTDGGFGAFTTNFEDLGGLRQLPGLAVQRLMADGYGFGGEGDWKTSALLHVLKTAAQGLPGGTSFMEDYTYDLASDTPKILGAHMLEVCPSIAGERPRLEVHPLGIGGREDPARLVFDAAPGAGITLGWCDLGDRFRWVSNVVDVVEPSEPLPNLPVARAVWEPRPDFETATEGWLTAGGPHHTVLSTQLGAEELTDLAEVFDTELVLIDSDTTRRSLAKELRWSAAYHRLAQRL
- a CDS encoding cytochrome P450, which gives rise to MTLAAAPLDLTDPAVIADPYPAFAAARARGAVQWHEGLGMWLAFGHPEVNAVLRDRRLGRIWSDKAPAERFESFNLIHRNAILEMEPPTHTRLRRLISAAFARGHVERLRPWVQELADSLVDELVERSAGQTPVDVLSGMSEELPVAVIAELLGVPAADRPLLRPWSNAIVKMYEYGRTTQIEDAAERAADEFVAYLRELAAERRQAPGEDLLTHLVTVRDAEGDRLTEDELVTTCILLLNAGHEATVNVSGNGLLALLEHPAELARLRADPGLMPTAIEELMRFDSPLQLFERTATEDVEVGGATVARGQKIAALLGSANRDPAVFADADTLDVGRADNPHISFGAGVHFCIGAPLARVELQASFGALLGRTSALELGAPARRRPEFVMRGLYDLPVVLTR
- a CDS encoding DUF5926 family protein, giving the protein MARTTTRRPAAAPAAAGEVNPKAPCPCGSGRRYKHCHGSGYAPPVRRPFEGLTGEADWVALRELVPAATATLRTTDGTDVVLASVLPGGTPALVRANGQILLGLQLATSSDDISRDLGTSLAAALEAPAGAPVDPGPIGAAGSAGPRLQELLDPSAPFDVTVHEDFGFWLEGATVDPAAQAGLAHANEMVMPTVRLEGLEAAYWCRPGEERAHVRWVRPEPEEALLDALARLSAAEQLTLGEGTRYAGAFRAHGLVVPVWDVPADVPGAEWAGPSAGLQSRLEAALAVTDPLTADQRRARAGLLSRQVTLR
- a CDS encoding cytochrome c oxidase assembly protein, with the protein product MDHDGMGGMGGMHLPELPPTAARVLGLDLGSASPVAWLAVLLAVGYGLGLWRLQRRGVSWPVGRTVAWLVGCALLFYVTASGLQTYGMGMFSLHMVQHMVLTMLSPLFLLMGAPVTLALRGLPAVPGPAGMPRRVLLSCLHSRLAQAVASPLFTVPLFIASLYGVYFTPVFDDLMASTPGHTLMLLHFLVTGLLFFGPILAVDPWPRQSSHGGRMLELLLPAPFHAFFGVIVIMSNTVLLSSYANPPASWGIDPLYDQGAAGGIAWSFGEFPTVLVLAVVFFSWTRSEERANRAADRSYERAVARGESGEDPALTAYNERLRRMAAQNP
- a CDS encoding sigma-70 family RNA polymerase sigma factor — protein: MGQLERLAARAAGGDTAAQAALIRETQADVWRLCAHLADRQVAEDLTQETYLRALPALARFEGRSSLRTWLLSIARRVCADHLRTRKRRGLVLVGEDTDLAALERDAPADEVAGTVAAQDVLDRLEPERREAFVLTQLIGLPYAEAAEVVGCPIGTIRSRVARARADLVQALVAADHPRSRRPS
- a CDS encoding zf-HC2 domain-containing protein; the protein is MGCATCREAVSATLDGESPGVPQRWVDEHLAGCPACRGWADAAAEVTRRARLVPAQPVPDVTAAVLALLPAAPSRRRRHGWDAGLRLALLAVGAGQLAVSVPALAGGMTGMAAPVHLTHETGAWNLGLAACFLVVAVLPRLAAGALPFLLSFTAVLSWVTLGDLRAGQVHADRAVAHLLLLGGAVLVSALALRHRAPRSGPGEASRPWSDRLAARRRPDPGRTATGPVGVAADWPRDATATAGERRAA
- a CDS encoding arginine deiminase: MTTAAARTGVTSEVGRLRTVLLHRPGAELRRLTPRNNDQLLFDGVPWVARAQEEHDAFAAALTDRGVEVLHLDRLLAEVMGVPTARSEVIAAAVDDPRLGATLRHATTAHLSDLAPEDLATALITGVAHDELRGGRGLAYRLMGRGEFVVPPLPNLMFTRDSSVWVGSQVAVTSLAMPARDRESALTAALYAHHPRFAGVDQLYGPQLEHLEGGDVLLLSPGVLAVGVGERTTAGGAERLARRVFARGLARTVLVVPIAQERATMHLDTICTMVDVDAMVMYPAVAGSLQAWTVTAGGELPDDADTTELSVEGPQPFLTAAATAMGIDRLRVIDTGLDPVTAEREQWDDGNNTLALAPRLAVAYERNTVTNAALEAAGIEVVAISGSELGSGRGGPRCMSCPVLREPLPG